One stretch of Streptomyces agglomeratus DNA includes these proteins:
- the nth gene encoding endonuclease III, whose protein sequence is MGEQIPKRPENAAKEVKAPTSAKTEKGAGSAAAAKRAGSSEAGKGVKPATADKPAKPGAADKPAKPGAADKPAKPGAAVKPAKPAKPESRLAMVRRARRMNRELAEVYPYAHPELDFENPFELLVATVLSAQTTDLRVNQTTPALFAKYPTPEDMAAADPEDLEQLIRPTGFFRAKARSLLGLSAAIRDNFGGEVPGRLEDLVTLPGVGRKTANVVLGNAFGVAGLSVDTHFGRLVRRWKWTAHEDPEKVEADIAAIFPKSEWTMLSHRIIFHGRRVCHSRKPACGACPIADLCPSYGEGETDPDKAKKLLKYEMGGHPGQRLKPPPGYPGRPAPPLGAAE, encoded by the coding sequence GTGGGCGAACAGATTCCAAAGCGGCCCGAGAATGCCGCAAAAGAGGTAAAAGCGCCCACGTCCGCGAAGACGGAGAAGGGTGCCGGGTCCGCTGCCGCGGCGAAGAGGGCCGGGTCCTCGGAGGCCGGGAAGGGCGTGAAGCCCGCGACGGCGGACAAGCCCGCCAAGCCCGGGGCGGCGGACAAGCCGGCAAAGCCCGGGGCGGCGGACAAGCCGGCAAAGCCCGGGGCGGCGGTCAAGCCCGCGAAGCCCGCCAAGCCGGAGTCGCGCCTCGCCATGGTCCGGCGCGCCCGCCGGATGAACCGCGAGCTGGCCGAGGTCTATCCGTACGCCCATCCCGAGCTCGACTTCGAGAACCCCTTCGAGCTGCTGGTGGCCACGGTCCTCTCCGCCCAGACCACCGACCTGCGGGTCAACCAGACCACCCCGGCGCTCTTCGCCAAGTACCCGACGCCCGAGGACATGGCCGCCGCGGACCCGGAGGACCTGGAGCAGCTGATCCGGCCGACCGGCTTCTTCCGTGCCAAGGCCCGCTCGCTGCTCGGCCTGTCCGCCGCGATCAGGGACAACTTCGGCGGCGAGGTCCCCGGCCGCCTGGAGGACCTGGTCACGCTGCCCGGCGTCGGCCGCAAGACCGCCAACGTGGTGCTCGGCAACGCGTTCGGTGTCGCCGGACTGAGCGTGGACACCCACTTCGGCCGGCTCGTACGGCGCTGGAAATGGACCGCGCACGAGGACCCGGAGAAGGTCGAGGCGGACATCGCCGCGATCTTCCCCAAGAGCGAGTGGACGATGCTCTCGCACCGGATCATTTTCCACGGCCGCCGCGTGTGCCACTCCCGCAAGCCGGCCTGCGGCGCCTGCCCGATCGCGGACCTGTGCCCGTCCTACGGCGAGGGGGAAACGGACCCGGACAAGGCGAAGAAGCTCCTCAAGTACGAGATGGGGGGCCACCCGGGCCAGCGGCTCAAGCCCCCGCCCGGCTATCCCGGCAGGCCCGCACCGCCCCTGGGAGCCGCCGAGTGA
- a CDS encoding Crp/Fnr family transcriptional regulator: MDDVLRRAPLFAALDDEQAAELRASMSEVTLARGDALFHEGDPGDRLYVVTEGKVKLHRTSPDGRENMLAVLGPGELIGELSLFDPGPRTATATALTEVKLLGLGHGDLQPWLNARPEVATALLRAVARRLRKTNDQMSDLVFSDVPGRVARALLDLSRRFGVQSEEGIHVVHDLTQEELAQLVGASRETVNKALADFAGRGWLRLEARAVILLDVERLAKRSR; encoded by the coding sequence GTGGACGACGTTCTGCGGCGCGCCCCGCTCTTCGCGGCGCTCGATGACGAGCAGGCCGCGGAGCTCCGCGCCTCGATGAGTGAGGTGACGCTCGCTCGCGGCGACGCCCTCTTCCACGAGGGCGACCCCGGCGACCGCCTGTACGTGGTCACCGAGGGCAAGGTGAAGCTGCACCGCACTTCCCCTGACGGCCGCGAGAACATGCTGGCCGTCCTCGGGCCCGGCGAGCTGATCGGTGAGCTGTCGCTCTTCGACCCGGGCCCGCGCACCGCCACCGCGACCGCCCTGACGGAGGTCAAGCTGCTCGGCCTCGGCCACGGCGACCTCCAGCCCTGGCTGAACGCCCGCCCGGAGGTGGCCACGGCCCTTCTCCGCGCGGTCGCCCGCCGGCTGCGCAAGACCAACGACCAGATGTCCGACCTGGTCTTCTCCGACGTGCCGGGCCGTGTCGCCCGCGCGCTCCTCGACCTGTCACGCCGCTTCGGCGTGCAGTCCGAGGAGGGCATCCACGTCGTGCACGACCTGACGCAGGAGGAGCTGGCCCAGCTGGTCGGCGCGTCCCGCGAGACGGTCAACAAGGCCCTCGCCGACTTCGCGGGCCGAGGCTGGCTTCGCCTGGAGGCGCGGGCCGTGATCCTGCTGGACGTGGAGCGCCTCGCGAAGCGCTCGCGCTAG
- a CDS encoding MBL fold metallo-hydrolase — translation MTDAAALPGQPRGGVLSGPATERAVNVLAPNASAMTLDGTNTWIVSEPGSDLAVVVDPGPLDDVHLRTVIDTAEKAGKRIALTLLTHGHPDHAEGAGRFAELTRTSVRALDPALRLGEEGLAAGDVVTTGGLELRVVPTPGHTADSLCFHLPADRAVLTGDTVLGRGTTVVAHPDGRLGDYLDSLRRLRSLTVDDGVHTVLPGHGPVLEDAQGVVEYYLAHRANRLAQVETAVENGYASASEVVAHVYADVDRSLWPAAELSVRAQLEYLREHGLI, via the coding sequence ATGACCGACGCAGCCGCGCTTCCCGGACAGCCCCGCGGCGGCGTGCTCTCCGGGCCCGCCACCGAGCGCGCCGTCAATGTCCTCGCCCCGAACGCCTCCGCGATGACGCTCGACGGAACCAACACCTGGATCGTCTCCGAGCCCGGCTCTGATCTGGCGGTCGTCGTCGACCCCGGGCCGCTCGATGACGTACACCTGCGGACCGTGATCGACACGGCGGAGAAGGCGGGCAAGCGGATCGCGCTGACTCTCCTGACCCACGGGCACCCCGACCACGCGGAGGGCGCGGGGCGGTTCGCGGAGCTGACGCGTACGTCCGTACGGGCCCTGGATCCCGCCCTGCGGCTCGGGGAGGAGGGGCTGGCGGCGGGGGACGTCGTCACCACCGGGGGCCTGGAGCTGCGCGTGGTGCCGACTCCCGGGCACACCGCCGACTCGCTCTGCTTCCACCTGCCTGCCGACCGGGCCGTACTGACGGGCGACACCGTCCTCGGCCGCGGGACGACAGTCGTGGCGCACCCGGACGGGCGGCTCGGCGACTACCTGGACTCGCTGCGGCGGCTGCGTTCGCTGACCGTCGACGACGGGGTGCACACCGTGCTGCCGGGGCACGGGCCCGTCCTCGAAGACGCGCAGGGCGTGGTCGAGTACTACCTGGCGCACCGGGCGAACCGGCTGGCGCAGGTCGAGACGGCCGTCGAGAACGGGTACGCGAGCGCGTCGGAGGTCGTCGCCCACGTGTACGCGGACGTGGACCGGTCCCTGTGGCCGGCGGCCGAACTCTCGGTGCGGGCGCAGCTGGAGTACCTGAGGGAACACGGCCTGATCTAG
- a CDS encoding NUDIX hydrolase, with amino-acid sequence MSNGQWYPPEWPDRIRALARGELTAVPPKRAATVMLLRDADGGPVVHMLRRRASMAFAGGAYAYPGGGVDPRDDDHQVGWAGPSLGDWALRLGVDPASAQAIVCAAVRETYEEAGVLLAGPTAGTVVGDTTGDDWEADRRALVARELSFADFLQRRSLVLRSDLLGAWARWITPEFEPKRYDTWFFVAALPAGQRTRNASTEADRTVWIGPAEAAEGYDKGELLMMPPTISTLRTLQPYATAAEALTGAAEQDMTPVLARARLEGDEVVLSWPGHDEFTKRIGGTGTEQAERAGGTA; translated from the coding sequence ATGTCCAATGGTCAGTGGTACCCGCCCGAGTGGCCGGACCGTATCCGCGCCCTCGCCCGTGGTGAACTCACCGCCGTGCCGCCCAAGCGGGCCGCCACCGTCATGCTCCTGCGGGACGCGGACGGCGGCCCTGTCGTGCACATGCTGCGCAGACGCGCCTCCATGGCATTCGCCGGAGGCGCGTACGCGTATCCGGGCGGCGGCGTCGATCCGCGCGACGACGACCACCAGGTGGGCTGGGCGGGCCCGTCCCTCGGCGACTGGGCCCTCCGGCTCGGGGTCGACCCCGCGTCGGCGCAGGCCATCGTGTGCGCGGCGGTGCGTGAGACGTACGAGGAGGCCGGCGTGCTGCTCGCGGGCCCGACGGCCGGCACCGTGGTCGGCGACACGACCGGGGACGACTGGGAGGCCGACCGGCGGGCGCTGGTCGCGCGGGAGTTGTCCTTCGCGGACTTCCTCCAGCGACGCTCGCTGGTCCTGCGCTCCGACCTGCTGGGCGCGTGGGCGCGCTGGATCACGCCCGAGTTCGAGCCGAAGCGGTACGACACCTGGTTCTTCGTCGCCGCGCTGCCGGCCGGCCAGCGGACCCGTAACGCCTCGACGGAGGCCGACCGTACGGTGTGGATCGGCCCGGCGGAGGCCGCCGAGGGCTACGACAAGGGCGAGCTGCTGATGATGCCGCCGACGATCTCGACGCTGCGTACGCTCCAGCCGTACGCCACGGCCGCCGAGGCGCTCACGGGCGCGGCGGAGCAGGACATGACGCCGGTCCTGGCGCGGGCGCGCCTGGAGGGCGACGAGGTGGTCCTGAGCTGGCCGGGCCACGACGAGTTCACGAAGCGCATCGGGGGCACAGGCACAGAGCAGGCCGAACGCGCAGGAGGCACCGCATGA
- a CDS encoding RidA family protein translates to MTGVVEAKLAELGLTLPEVVPPIAAYQPAVQSGVYVYTAGQLPMVEGKLPCTGKVGAEVTPEEAKNLARTCVLNALAAVKSVTGDLDRIARVVKVVGFVASAADFTGQPAVINGASELLGAVLGDKGVHARSAVGVTVLPLDAPVEIEIQVELTSA, encoded by the coding sequence ATGACCGGTGTGGTCGAGGCGAAGCTCGCAGAGCTCGGCCTGACGCTTCCGGAGGTCGTACCTCCGATCGCCGCGTACCAGCCGGCCGTGCAGTCGGGCGTGTACGTCTACACCGCGGGCCAGCTCCCGATGGTGGAGGGCAAGCTTCCGTGCACCGGCAAGGTCGGTGCGGAGGTCACGCCGGAAGAGGCGAAGAACCTGGCGCGTACCTGCGTGCTGAACGCCCTGGCGGCCGTCAAGTCGGTCACCGGAGACCTGGACCGCATCGCGCGTGTCGTGAAGGTCGTCGGCTTCGTCGCCTCCGCCGCGGACTTCACCGGCCAGCCGGCCGTGATCAACGGCGCGAGCGAGCTGCTGGGCGCGGTCCTCGGCGACAAGGGTGTGCACGCGCGCAGCGCGGTCGGCGTGACCGTGCTGCCGCTCGACGCGCCGGTCGAGATCGAGATCCAGGTCGAGCTCACGTCCGCCTGA
- a CDS encoding DUF4177 domain-containing protein gives MTKWEYSTVPLLVHATKQILDTWGEDGWELVQVVPGPNNPEQLVAYLKREKQA, from the coding sequence ATGACCAAGTGGGAATACTCGACCGTGCCCCTTCTCGTGCACGCGACCAAGCAGATTCTGGACACCTGGGGCGAGGACGGCTGGGAGCTCGTCCAGGTCGTGCCCGGGCCCAACAACCCCGAGCAGTTGGTGGCCTACCTGAAGCGGGAGAAGCAGGCATGA
- a CDS encoding ArsA family ATPase, producing the protein MSRLQVVSGKGGTGKTTVSAALALALATEGKRTLLVEVEGRQGIAQLFETEALPYEERKIAVAPGGGEVYALAIDAERALLDYLQMFYKLGGAGRALKKLGAIDFATTIAPGLRDVLLTGKACEAVRRRNKQNRYAYDYVVMDAPPTGRITRFLNVNDEVAGLARFGPIHNQAQAVMRVLKSPETAVHLVTLLEEMPVQETADGIAELRAAELPVGNVIVNMVRPHLLDEDALRTAAGEQRAHVAKALSRAGLGGARRGGLAERLVDPLLEQAAEHAQRVELEREQRAVLARLDLATYELPLLGEGVDLAGLYRLAKELRTRIAPGGTA; encoded by the coding sequence GTGAGCAGGCTCCAGGTCGTCAGTGGCAAGGGCGGTACCGGAAAGACCACGGTGTCCGCGGCACTCGCGCTCGCCCTCGCGACGGAGGGCAAACGCACCCTCCTCGTGGAGGTCGAGGGCAGGCAGGGGATCGCGCAGCTCTTCGAGACGGAAGCACTTCCGTACGAGGAGAGGAAGATCGCGGTCGCACCGGGCGGCGGGGAGGTGTACGCCCTCGCGATAGACGCCGAACGCGCGCTTCTCGACTACCTCCAGATGTTCTACAAACTCGGAGGAGCCGGGCGGGCGCTCAAGAAGCTCGGCGCGATCGACTTCGCGACCACCATCGCGCCGGGTCTCAGAGACGTGCTGCTGACCGGCAAGGCGTGCGAGGCGGTGCGCCGCCGGAACAAGCAGAACCGTTACGCGTACGACTACGTCGTGATGGACGCGCCGCCCACCGGCCGCATCACGCGCTTCCTCAACGTCAACGACGAGGTGGCCGGTCTCGCCAGGTTCGGCCCGATACACAATCAGGCCCAGGCCGTCATGCGCGTACTCAAGTCGCCCGAGACGGCCGTCCACCTGGTGACGCTGCTGGAGGAGATGCCGGTCCAGGAGACCGCCGACGGCATCGCCGAGCTGCGCGCCGCCGAACTGCCCGTGGGCAACGTCATCGTCAACATGGTCCGCCCGCACCTCCTCGACGAGGACGCCCTGCGCACCGCGGCCGGCGAGCAGCGCGCGCACGTCGCCAAGGCGCTCTCCCGGGCCGGTCTGGGCGGCGCGCGCCGCGGCGGTCTCGCCGAGCGCCTCGTCGACCCGCTGCTGGAACAGGCCGCGGAGCACGCGCAGCGCGTCGAGCTGGAGCGCGAGCAGCGCGCGGTACTGGCCCGGCTGGACCTGGCGACGTACGAACTGCCGCTGCTCGGCGAGGGCGTTGACCTCGCGGGGCTCTACCGGCTGGCGAAGGAACTGCGGACCCGTATCGCCCCTGGGGGAACTGCGTGA
- a CDS encoding ArsA family ATPase: MDPVPVLDIDPLLDDPATRIIVCCGAGGVGKTTTAAALGVRAAERGRKVVVLTIDPARRLAQSMGIDELDNTPRRVKGIDETAGGELSAMMLDMKRTFDEIVEAHADGERARAILENPFYQSLSAGFAGTQEYMAMEKLSQLRARDEWDLIVIDTPPSRSALDFLDAPKRLGSFLDGKFIRVLMAPAKVGGRAGMKFLNVGMSMMTGTLSKLMGGQLLRDVQTFVAAMDTMFGGFRTRADATYRLLQAPGTAFLVVAAPERDALREAAYFVERLAAEEMPFAGLVLNRVHGSGAPQLSAERALAAAENLDEAGIVDQGAGNAGVRDSSATSPEAEAHTGPTPDQTSDDSPADSPARTGDSPGRTDDGPGRTPDQTLGQHSESRSGAHTVEQLTAGLLRLHAERMHVLAREQRTRDRFTSLHPEVAVVEVAALPGDVHDLAGLRAIADRLATGEAVEPGE; this comes from the coding sequence ATGGACCCCGTGCCCGTGCTGGACATCGACCCGCTGCTCGACGACCCGGCCACCCGCATCATCGTGTGCTGCGGCGCGGGCGGTGTGGGCAAGACGACGACCGCAGCGGCGCTCGGTGTACGGGCGGCCGAGCGCGGACGCAAGGTCGTGGTCCTCACCATCGACCCGGCGCGCAGGCTGGCCCAGTCCATGGGCATCGACGAACTGGACAACACCCCGCGCCGCGTGAAGGGCATAGACGAGACGGCCGGCGGCGAGCTGTCCGCGATGATGCTCGACATGAAGCGGACCTTCGACGAGATCGTCGAGGCGCACGCCGACGGCGAGCGGGCCCGCGCGATCCTGGAGAACCCCTTCTACCAGTCCCTGTCGGCCGGTTTCGCGGGCACGCAGGAGTACATGGCGATGGAGAAGCTGAGTCAGCTGCGCGCCCGCGACGAGTGGGACCTGATCGTCATCGACACCCCGCCGAGCCGGTCCGCGCTGGACTTCCTCGACGCGCCGAAGCGGCTCGGGTCGTTCCTGGACGGCAAGTTCATCCGGGTGCTGATGGCGCCCGCCAAGGTGGGCGGCCGGGCGGGGATGAAGTTCCTCAATGTCGGCATGTCGATGATGACGGGCACGCTCAGCAAGCTGATGGGGGGCCAGCTGCTACGCGACGTACAGACGTTCGTGGCGGCGATGGACACCATGTTCGGTGGCTTCCGGACCCGGGCGGACGCGACGTACCGGCTGCTCCAGGCGCCCGGCACGGCGTTCCTGGTGGTCGCCGCACCGGAGCGGGACGCCCTGCGCGAGGCCGCGTACTTCGTCGAGCGGCTGGCGGCGGAGGAGATGCCGTTCGCCGGGCTCGTACTCAACCGGGTCCACGGCAGCGGCGCCCCCCAGCTCTCGGCCGAGCGGGCACTTGCCGCCGCAGAAAATCTTGATGAGGCCGGCATTGTGGATCAGGGGGCCGGGAATGCTGGAGTTCGTGACTCCTCGGCCACCTCTCCCGAAGCCGAAGCCCACACCGGACCCACGCCGGACCAGACGTCGGACGACAGCCCGGCGGACAGCCCGGCCAGAACTGGCGACAGCCCGGGACGTACGGACGACGGCCCGGGACGGACGCCGGACCAGACCCTTGGCCAGCACTCCGAGAGCCGGAGCGGCGCCCACACTGTCGAGCAGCTGACCGCGGGCCTGCTGCGCCTGCACGCCGAACGCATGCACGTACTCGCGCGTGAACAGCGAACGCGCGACCGCTTCACCTCGCTCCACCCCGAGGTGGCGGTGGTCGAAGTAGCCGCCCTGCCGGGCGACGTGCACGACCTCGCGGGCCTTCGGGCCATCGCCGACCGGCTCGCGACCGGTGAGGCCGTCGAGCCCGGTGAGTGA
- a CDS encoding WhiB family transcriptional regulator: MGWVTDWSAQAACRTTDPDELFVQGAAQNRAKAVCTGCPVRTECLADALDNRVEFGVWGGMTERERRALLRRRPTVTSWRRLLETARTEYERSTGILPEDDESGAYIEFAAVG; the protein is encoded by the coding sequence ATGGGCTGGGTAACCGACTGGAGTGCGCAGGCAGCCTGCCGCACTACCGATCCGGATGAACTGTTCGTACAAGGAGCAGCGCAGAACAGGGCCAAGGCGGTGTGCACCGGATGTCCGGTGCGGACCGAGTGCCTGGCCGACGCGCTGGACAACCGCGTCGAGTTCGGCGTGTGGGGCGGTATGACGGAGCGGGAGCGGCGCGCACTTCTGCGCAGGCGCCCCACCGTCACGTCCTGGCGTCGGCTCCTTGAGACCGCCCGTACTGAGTACGAGCGCAGCACGGGCATTCTGCCGGAGGACGACGAGAGCGGGGCGTACATCGAGTTCGCGGCGGTCGGCTAG
- a CDS encoding transglycosylase domain-containing protein encodes MPKKRSGGGLTGTQQAAKFIGVAALSGAVLAGIALPAAGALGLAAKGTVEGFDEIPANLKTPPLSQRTTILDAQSRPIATVYSRDRTVVGLKDISPYMQKAIVAIEDARFYDHGAIDLKGVLRAANRNAQSGGVSQGASTLTQQYVKNVFVEEAGDDPTKVAQATQQTLGRKVRELKYAIQVEEELGKKKILENYLNITFFGQQAYGIESASKRYFSKSAKDLKLEEAALLAGIVQSPSRYDPVNDAEEATKRRNIVLQRMADVRDVSQAEADRAKATPIKLNVSRPKNGCITAVTGAGFFCDYVREVFLSDPVFGKTKEERAKVWNQGGLKIRTTLDPQAQGSVQASIKDHVYQSDKIATAVTLVEPGTGKVLAMGQSRPYGFKSDETTINFSANKNMGGSAYGFPTGSTFKPFVAAAAIEQGIPATKTYSAPYDMPYPSPVQTCDKPWINQGDTVENENEQEVGPYAMKEAMAKSVNTYFVQMISEIGICPVTQMAGKLGVIQADGQKLKEVPAISLGTEGMSPLTMANAYATFANRGTYCTPVFIESVRTALGKKLPVPKSTCSRAMSEKTADTINTLLKGVVDSGTGQQAGLTSRDNAGKTGTTDGRHNAWFVGYTPNLAGAVWVGAAGAKQIPMVDITIGGVYHDKVFGGQVPGPIWKDAMSGALDGKPAPGFNTVHIPEHNKDKDKGDRDKGDRDEDEDGGHDDGKPGDGGNDGGGSPWPDLSDLISGGRGNGGGRGGNGP; translated from the coding sequence ATGCCAAAGAAGCGCTCGGGCGGGGGTCTCACCGGGACCCAGCAGGCCGCCAAATTCATCGGTGTCGCCGCGCTCTCCGGAGCTGTACTGGCGGGCATCGCACTGCCGGCGGCCGGAGCGCTGGGGCTCGCCGCCAAGGGAACGGTCGAGGGATTCGACGAGATCCCGGCAAACCTCAAGACGCCGCCGCTGAGTCAGCGCACCACCATCCTGGACGCGCAGAGCCGCCCCATCGCCACGGTCTACTCCCGTGACCGCACCGTCGTGGGCCTGAAAGACATCTCCCCGTACATGCAGAAGGCGATCGTCGCGATCGAGGACGCGCGCTTCTACGACCACGGGGCGATCGACCTGAAGGGTGTCCTGCGCGCGGCCAACCGCAACGCCCAGTCGGGCGGCGTGTCCCAGGGCGCGTCGACCCTGACGCAGCAGTACGTCAAGAACGTCTTCGTGGAGGAGGCCGGCGACGACCCCACCAAGGTCGCCCAGGCCACCCAGCAGACGCTCGGCCGCAAGGTGCGCGAACTCAAGTACGCCATCCAAGTCGAGGAGGAGCTGGGCAAGAAGAAGATCCTCGAGAACTACCTGAACATCACCTTCTTCGGGCAGCAGGCGTACGGCATCGAGTCCGCGTCCAAGCGCTACTTCAGCAAGTCCGCCAAGGACCTGAAGCTGGAGGAGGCCGCGCTGCTGGCCGGCATCGTGCAGTCGCCGAGCCGCTACGACCCCGTCAACGACGCCGAAGAGGCGACCAAGCGGCGCAACATCGTGCTCCAGCGCATGGCCGACGTCCGCGACGTCTCGCAGGCGGAGGCCGACCGCGCGAAGGCCACGCCGATCAAACTGAACGTCAGCAGGCCGAAGAACGGCTGCATCACCGCCGTCACCGGCGCCGGCTTCTTCTGCGACTACGTACGCGAGGTCTTCCTGTCCGACCCGGTCTTCGGGAAGACGAAGGAGGAGCGGGCCAAGGTCTGGAACCAGGGCGGCCTGAAGATCCGTACGACGCTGGACCCGCAGGCGCAGGGGTCGGTGCAGGCGTCGATCAAGGACCACGTCTACCAGTCGGACAAGATCGCGACAGCGGTCACACTCGTCGAGCCCGGCACGGGCAAGGTCCTCGCGATGGGCCAGTCCAGGCCGTACGGCTTCAAGAGCGACGAGACGACGATCAACTTCTCCGCCAACAAGAACATGGGCGGATCGGCCTACGGCTTCCCGACGGGCTCCACCTTCAAGCCTTTCGTGGCGGCCGCGGCCATCGAGCAGGGCATTCCGGCGACGAAGACCTACTCGGCGCCGTACGACATGCCGTACCCGAGCCCCGTGCAGACCTGCGACAAGCCGTGGATCAACCAGGGTGACACGGTCGAGAACGAGAACGAGCAGGAAGTCGGCCCGTACGCCATGAAGGAGGCCATGGCGAAGTCGGTCAACACCTACTTCGTCCAGATGATCTCCGAGATCGGCATCTGCCCGGTGACGCAGATGGCCGGCAAGCTCGGCGTCATCCAGGCCGACGGGCAGAAGCTGAAGGAAGTGCCCGCAATCTCGCTGGGTACGGAGGGCATGTCGCCGCTGACGATGGCGAACGCGTACGCGACCTTCGCCAACCGCGGCACGTACTGCACGCCGGTCTTCATCGAGTCGGTCAGGACAGCACTTGGCAAGAAACTGCCGGTGCCCAAGTCCACCTGCTCACGGGCGATGTCCGAGAAGACCGCGGACACGATCAACACCCTGCTGAAGGGCGTGGTCGACTCCGGTACGGGTCAGCAGGCCGGGCTCACCAGCCGCGACAACGCGGGCAAGACCGGTACGACGGACGGGCGGCACAACGCCTGGTTCGTCGGGTACACGCCGAACCTGGCCGGCGCGGTCTGGGTCGGCGCGGCCGGCGCCAAGCAGATCCCCATGGTGGACATCACCATCGGCGGCGTCTACCACGACAAGGTCTTCGGTGGTCAGGTCCCGGGTCCGATCTGGAAGGACGCGATGAGCGGCGCGCTGGACGGCAAGCCGGCGCCCGGCTTCAACACCGTGCACATCCCGGAGCACAACAAGGACAAGGACAAGGGCGACCGGGACAAGGGTGACCGGGACGAGGACGAGGACGGCGGCCACGACGACGGCAAGCCCGGCGACGGCGGCAACGACGGGGGCGGCAGTCCCTGGCCCGACCTTTCCGACCTGATCAGCGGCGGCCGGGGCAATGGCGGCGGCCGGGGCGGGAACGGGCCGTAG
- a CDS encoding GatB/YqeY domain-containing protein: MTTLKSKLQEDLTAAIRARDELTSSTLRLTLTAITKEEVGGKTARELSDDEVQKVIAKEAKKRREAAEAFTQGGRTESAEREKLEGAILDAYLPQQLSDDELNAIVGQAVEEAKAAGAEGPRAMGAVMKIVNPKVAGRAEGGRVATAVKRLLAG, translated from the coding sequence ATGACCACGCTCAAGTCCAAGCTCCAGGAAGACCTCACCGCCGCCATCAGGGCGCGCGACGAGCTGACCTCGTCCACGCTCCGGCTGACCCTCACCGCGATCACCAAGGAAGAGGTCGGCGGCAAGACGGCGCGCGAACTCTCCGACGACGAGGTGCAGAAGGTGATCGCCAAGGAGGCGAAGAAGCGCCGCGAGGCGGCCGAGGCCTTCACCCAGGGTGGCCGGACGGAGTCGGCCGAGCGTGAGAAGTTGGAGGGCGCGATCCTCGACGCCTACCTGCCGCAGCAGCTGAGCGACGACGAGCTGAACGCCATCGTCGGGCAGGCCGTCGAAGAGGCGAAGGCAGCCGGCGCCGAGGGGCCGCGCGCGATGGGCGCCGTCATGAAGATCGTGAACCCGAAGGTGGCGGGCCGCGCCGAGGGCGGCCGCGTGGCCACCGCCGTGAAGCGGCTCCTCGCGGGTTAG
- a CDS encoding metallophosphoesterase, whose protein sequence is MRARYGVPLKVTAGITAVGAAGLAYAAGFEARSFRLRRVTVPVLPPGTRPLRLLQVSDIHMVGGQRKKQRWLQSLAGLRPDFVVNTGDNLSDPDGVPEVLDALGPLMEFPGVYVFGSNDYYGPKLRNPARYLLEKAQGKYGLNGNPPAVGAVHNPWELLRDGFDAAGWLDLTNSRGRLKLGGLDGLEIGFTGLDDPHIKRDRYAEVAGGPDHSADFSIGVVHAPYLRSLDAFTSDGYPLILAGHTHGGQLCVPFYGALVTNCDIDKDRAKGLSTHTADGRRAYLHVSAGCGTNRYTPVRFACPPEATLLTLVERP, encoded by the coding sequence ATGCGCGCACGTTACGGGGTACCCCTGAAAGTCACCGCGGGAATCACGGCTGTTGGCGCGGCCGGCCTGGCCTACGCCGCCGGCTTCGAGGCCCGGTCGTTCCGGCTGCGGCGGGTGACCGTGCCCGTCCTCCCACCGGGGACGCGCCCCCTGCGCCTGCTCCAGGTCTCGGACATCCACATGGTGGGCGGGCAGCGCAAGAAGCAGCGCTGGCTCCAGTCGCTGGCGGGCCTGCGCCCGGACTTCGTCGTGAACACGGGCGACAACCTCTCGGACCCGGACGGCGTACCGGAGGTGCTCGACGCTCTCGGCCCGCTGATGGAGTTCCCCGGCGTCTACGTCTTCGGCTCGAACGACTACTACGGCCCCAAGCTGCGCAACCCCGCCCGCTATCTCCTGGAGAAGGCGCAGGGCAAGTACGGCCTGAACGGCAATCCGCCGGCCGTCGGCGCCGTCCACAACCCGTGGGAGCTGCTGCGCGACGGCTTCGACGCGGCGGGCTGGCTCGACCTCACCAACAGCCGGGGCCGGCTCAAGCTGGGCGGGCTCGACGGCCTGGAGATCGGCTTCACTGGCCTCGACGACCCGCACATCAAGCGGGACCGGTACGCCGAGGTCGCGGGCGGCCCGGACCACTCGGCCGACTTCTCGATCGGCGTCGTCCACGCCCCGTACCTGCGCTCGCTGGACGCCTTCACTTCGGACGGCTACCCGCTGATCCTGGCGGGCCACACGCACGGCGGGCAGCTCTGCGTCCCCTTCTACGGGGCGCTCGTCACCAACTGTGACATCGACAAGGACCGCGCCAAGGGGCTGTCGACGCACACGGCCGACGGACGGCGCGCCTACCTGCACGTATCGGCGGGCTGCGGCACCAACCGCTACACCCCGGTCCGCTTCGCGTGCCCGCCGGAGGCGACCCTGCTGACGCTGGTGGAGCGCCCCTGA